From Erinaceus europaeus chromosome 9, mEriEur2.1, whole genome shotgun sequence, one genomic window encodes:
- the ADIPOQ gene encoding adiponectin — protein sequence MLLLQAVLLLLVLPSHGQDPTTEETLVPLSPPKGSCSGWMAGIPGHPGHNGVPGRDGRDGNPGEKGEKGDPGVLGPKGDTGETGMTGLEGPRGFPGIPGRKGEPGESAYVYRSAFSMGLETRVIVPNVPIRFTKIFYNQQNHYDGSTGKFHCNIPGLYYFSYHITVYLKDMKVSLFKKDKAVIFTYDQYQDKNVDQASGSVLLHLMTGDEVWLQVYGEGDHNGLYADNVNDSIFSGFLLYHDIN from the exons ATGCTATTGCTGCAAGCTGTTCTACTGCTCCTAGTACTGCCCAGTCATGGCCAGGACCCCACGACTGAAGAGACACTTGTCCCACTTTCCCCACCTAAGGGCTCCTGCTCAGGTTGGATGGCAGGTATCCCAGGACATCCAGGCCACAATGGGGTCCCAGGACGTGACGGTAGAGATGGCAACCCTGGAGAGAAGGGTGAGAAAGGAGATCCAG GTGTTCTTGGTCCTAAGGGTGACACTGGTGAAACTGGAATGACTGGGTTGGAAGGTCCCCGAGGTTTCCCAGGAATCCCAGGTCGGAAAGGAGAACCTGGTGAAAGTGCCTATGTGTACCGCTCAGCATTTAGTATGGGACTGGAGACCCGGGTCATTGTTCCCAATGTTCCCATTCGCTTTACTAAGATCTTCTACAATCAGCAAAATCACTATGATGGCAGCACTGGCAAATTCCACTGCAACATTCCTGGGCTATACTACTTTTCCTACCACATCACAGTCTACTTGAAGGACATGAAGGTCAGCCTCTTCAAGAAGGACAAGGCTGTGATTTTCACCTATGACCAGTACCAGGACAAAAATGTAGACCAGGCCTCTGGCTCTGTGCTTCTCCACCTGATGACTGGTGATGAAGTCTGGCTCCAGGTGTATGGGGAGGGAGACCACAATGGACTTTATGCAGATAATGTCAATGACTCCATCTTTTCAGGCTTCCTTctctaccatgacatcaactaA